CGATCAGCCAGGTGCTCGGTCTGGCCGATGTCACGGCGATCACCGGTGGTACCAGCCTCGGATTCAAGGACATCTACGGCGCCCCGGACGGCTGGGTGTACTTCCAGGACAGCTCATCCAAGAACATCCTGAAGTTCGATCCGGCCAACCCGGCAGGCACGCTCAAGAACGTGCTGACCGACGCGGACCTGCTGGCCGGTCCCGCGACGGCCAACAACGTCTACCAGCTGACCTGGTATGAAGGCAAGCTGGCGTTCAATATCCACAGCAGTACGGCAGGGAAAGGCTTCTACGCGATTCCCGAGCCCGCCACGCTTGCCCTGCTAGGCTTCGGCGGTCTGGCCCTCTTGCGTCGGCGAACGCGCTGACCAGAAGCCGGGGCGGCCAAATCGCGTCGCCCTGGCGACTGGAGGATAGCCTGACCACCCTGCAGGTCGGGCCACGCGATCGCGGCTGACACCGGCTGGTCCGCGCGGCCCGACCTGTGCTTCTCGGGGTCCTTTCTCCAGCCGCTCCAATACGACCACGTCGAGTCAAGGCAAACTTGCCCAGCCGGCGTGGCTACTTGACCGGTTGAGATGATACCTTCGTCGGAGGTCTCGGCGGCGAGATGGCATCCAAGCGGGCCTGGTATCGCTTCACGGCGCCTGCATCACCGTCCTTCCGAGCGCGACGAATCGCCCGCTCTAACACTACGGGATGATCGCTGTAGCCGGCCACGCGGGTGGCCAGTTCATCCGCGATCGCCTGGCCACGGGCCCTCTCGACCGCGTCCAGAAGACCCGGCACCCGCGCCACAGGAAGCATGTCGGCACCAACCAGCCGCGTCTCCAGGTCGATGGCAAAAGCTTGATCGCCACACAGCCGGGTGGCGTCCGCGATCCAGAGCCAATCGTCGTCGGCTTCCTTGCCCAGTTCCTTCATGCACGCCTGCACGATGGCCGAGGCTTCCTTCCTCAGACCGTTCTCCGCAGCCCACGAAGCCATCAGGCAGAGATGTCGCGTGGCCACTGAGGCACCAAGCGAACCTGCCGTGCGACGCGCTTGAATGTCAGACACGATCGCACCCAGGAACCGTGCGGGATCGGCCATCTCAACGGCCGGCGGCAATAGGTCGCGCGAGTCATATGGCTGGGCGAGTATCTCGTCACCCTGGGCGATCATGTCCAGCAGTTGCTTCACCTCGCCCCGAAACGCGTCGAACCGGCCTGCGGCGGCATCGCGACGAGCGATCGCGGCTCGAAGCTCGCGATGACGGACAGCGGCCGTGCCTGCTCCCAGGTGTCTCCGCAGCCGCTCCACTTGGCGATCGACTTCGGCCCTGTCGCCCTCGGCGGTCAGGCGGTCGAGCCAGGCCGAATCGAACTCCTCGGACAGACCGTCCACCGGCGTCGGGCTGAACAGAGCCGCAAGGCGAGCCTTCTGCTCCGGCCGTTGCCGCTCCGGCCAGGTCGCCAAGTACTGATCGATTCGGCTGAATCGATCATCGGTACGCGACAGGGTCCGTCCCTTGAGCGAATCGGCCGCGAGCAGCCATCGGAGGATGTGCCGGGCCTGCTCGGCCTGCCCCTTGGACAGGCATACCCGGGCCAGCGTGGTCAGGTTCACCGTGTCGGTCGGCTCGAGATACGGGACCATCCCCGCGAGGGCGTCGGCCAGTGGCGCCGGCAAAGCGGCAGGGCCTTCCACGGCTAATGCCAGGAGCATGAGTCGATCCTTGACCGTCAGGGCATCGCGTTTCTGGGCGTCGAGCAGAACCCCGATCAGTCGGTCTCGAGTGCCGTTGATCCTTGTCGCCTTCAAGAGGCCGTCAATAAGACCGGGCACGTCCCGGCGTTCGGGGCGAGCACCCACCAGCATGCCCGCGTATTCCTCTTCCGCGAACGGCATGTCGGCCAAGGCCTCGAACAAACGCGCCCGCTTCCACATCGGTGTCCGCTGCCTGTCGAAGAACTCAACCATGCCCCCGCCCGCGGAATCCGGCGGCCAGAAGGGAGTGTAGAAGCGGCCGTCGTCACGGTTGTGGGTCATGAATCGCCGGAAGGTCGTTCGGACATCGTCGGGGCGTCCCAGCCGGCGCAGAATCCGCATCAGTTCGACGGGTGCCAACGGAGTCTCGTCACGATGGACCGTAGCCAGTGCGGCCAGCGGGCAGAACAGGTCATAGTAGAGCTCGGTGAGCGTGCGCCACTCGTAGGATTCCATGATCGTACTCTTGGTCAGCCGAGAGGACAGAAGCGCCGCCAGCTCCGCACAACGCTGGCTCTCCTTCATCGAGGTGATCACTTTTCGGCTGAAGATTCGATTGCCCGGCGCCAGCTCGAACGCCCCGCGGAACGCGGCCAGAGCCTCGGTGTGACGATCCGCGGCTTCCAGCAACAAGCCGTGCGTGAACTTCACCGTCGCCGTGGGCGGTTCGATTTCCTGGCGATCGGCCAGATCCGTGATCGCCTCGTCAAGGTCCGCTGGCCGCATGATCCCGATCAGCGAATCGAGCGTCCGCTTCTGGTCGTACTCCATCTGCTTGCCGCCGAGCAAGTTCTCCAGCGCCTCCTTGATCAGCGGGACTGCCTCGTCGTGCTTGCCGGCTGTCTCTCGGGCCACGGCGACAGAAGCGAGCACAGCGGTCTCGTTGGGATTCTCACTCAACAGAATCTCGCCCAGCCGGAAACCGACATCGGGACAGGCGGGATTGTGGTTCCACCGAGTCTGCGCCAACGTCGCCGTGCCCCGTTCGCCTGAAACCCGCACCTTCGGCGCCGACCGAAACAGGCCGACTAGGGTGTCGGCGAGTTCCTTCTCTGGTTGAAAGGCCAACCGTCCCGCCAGACCGAGGATCAGCATACGCTGCTCCGCAGGCTTCGCTGCGGCAACCATGGCCCGAACCAGTTCAGGCCGCTTGGCAGGGGTGGCCTTCTCCAGCAGCTGAGCCAGCGCATCGGCGCCGAGCGATGCCTGCTGGGCCGCGTTTTGCACCAGGGCGTCGATTTCCGGGAAGGGCTGTCCCAGTCCTTCGGCGATCTTCATGCGAAGCTGGTCAACGTAGACCCGTTCCTTATCATCCAGCGCAGCACCGATCTGGGCAACCTCGTCCAGCAACCGGGTGCGATCCTGCTCCGTCAGGCGATTCCAGACCAGCCGAACGCATTCCTCCAGGCTTTGGGCGAGCGTGTTGCCTTTCTTGATCCTGCGGCATCCGTCCAGCCAGATGGCCAGCCAGCGTTGCACCAGAACCGCATCATCGAGGGCCATCGCGGCCGCCACCATCATCGGGACGACCTTCTCCTTGTCGGATTCGACCGCCACTGCCGGCCTCACTTCACCGAGCAAGAGTCGAGCCTGATCATCGCGACCGAGCATGATCAGCACCGGCACAAGCCGCACGCCGAGGGCCGCAGTAACCTCACCCCTGGCGACTGCGTCGTCCAGACACCCGGGTTCGGTCAAATAGGTCATCAAAGCCAGTTCGTCGGGAGGCCGGCCGGCCACGGTTCCAGGCATAGCCATCGCCGCCGCTCGGGAATAGAGACCCCAATCAAGCCGAGTCCGAATCATGGCCATCCGCAAGTTGGCGTCCTGGGGATAACGTTCCAAAAGGCGGCTATCGATCTCGTCGGCCAACTCCGGCCGATGGATCGAGAAGGCAACCTGACGCAGAAACCGGGTAAGGCGATCAAGCCGCGGATGGCGGGCGATGCGTGCCGTCGGTTTCTGCTTGCCCAGGGCGGTCAACTCCTCATTGACGCGTTTGAGCACATCGTGGTGCAACTGCTCCCGCTGGGCCTCGCCACGAGCCGCGTTGAGCAACCCGTTGCACGCCGCCTCGAAAAACTGGGTCATCTCATCTACATTGTTGGCTCGCGTGGTTCGCGGCTGGCCCTCGGCAACGGCCGGCCGGCTTTGCGGCTGAGAGGCTGAATCCGACCCCACCATGCCGGGCAGGCGGCGAAGCATCAGATCGGCGGCCCGGTAGTACTGGCTGAAGGCGCGGTCGTATTGCCCCAACTGCTCGCTGAGTGTGCCCGACCGGATCAGCAAACGCACGTTGTCCGGCTCTCCGATGAGCAGTTCGCGGATGATCCGGTCGGCGTGAGCGGGCAGGTTCGCGTCCTCGTAGTACGAGGCGACCTGCTGCTGAATAGCGATGAAGTCGCCGTCGAGAGCAGCTCGTTCGAAGACACGCTCGGCGAGCGTGAACTTGCCTTGCTTGATCATGGCCTCGCCCAGGTCGAGGAACACGCTGGGGGGAACCTCCTCGTCCAGGGCCAGCAGCGATCGACCGAAGGCCACCTGTTGGGCGACGCGCCCATCGGCCTTCGCGCCTTCCATCAGTTCCCGCAGCAGCGCCCCGCGACGCTCACCGGCCACGACCACGCACTGCTCAAGAACCGACTCCATCTGCTTGCGGCGGCTCATGGTTTCCAGGAGATCGACCGCCAGCGGGTACAGAAAGACTTTCTCCGGCCAGGCCGCGATGCGTGCGTACACCCGCCGCACCGCGGAACGCATCACCGCGGGTTTGGCCTGGAGATTGAGCAGGCCGTCGATTGCGACCGTGAACAGGTCGTCCTCTTCCGTTTCCTCAACGAGATTCTGAAACCGAACCACCGCCCGATCCGGCTGACCGGCGGCCTTCAGCGCGTTGGCCCAGAGCAGCAACACTTCGATGTGGTCCGGATGACGTTCCAGAACGCGTTCGTAAGCCCGGGCCGCCTCCTCGTGGAGCCCGATCATATCCAGCACACCCGCTCCAAACTCCTCGGCGGTGGGATCGTTCGCGGCAACCCTGTACAACTCGGTCAATGCCATTCTCGCGTCCTGGGGTTGCTGCCGTTCGATAGCCACCATGGCCAGCTGCTGCAGGTAGTCAGCCGCGTTCGCCGGGTCTGCGTCCATCAGTCGCCGCAGGGTCGCGTTGCACCGGCCGAACTGCTCGCAGTTCAGGTAGACCTTCGCCAGTCGCTTCAGCATCTCGACCTGTCGACCGCTTCGTTTCCCGAAGTCGTTCAGGATCTCTGCCGCCGAGACAGCGTCGTTCGCGGTCGTGTAGATGTCGACCAGGAGCGACAGCCGGCGATCATCGGCCTGACCGGCGTCGAGCTGCTCCTCGATCTCGACGGCCAGATCGGCGAGTTTCCCCGTGCGCGATGCCAGGTCGAGCATCCGCTCCTGGGCCTGCTTCAATCGGGCCGGCACCTGCGTGGTCTGCCAGAGATTCCGCCAAAGATCGAACGCCTCGCCGAACCGCTGGTTGTTCTCGAGCAACCACGCAACGAGCAGCAAGACGTCCTCGGCCTTGGTCTTCTCGTAGATCTGCTGAAAAAGCCGGAGAGACTCGGCCTTGTCGCCATAGCGCTCCAGCGTCTCGGCCACCGGCTGGAGCAACCTGGGATCCTCCTGGGCCGCCGGGACGATCTCACGCACCAGGGCGATGGCTTGGTCCGTTCCACCGCGCAGACGAACCAGATCAGCCTCGAACAGGACTGAGCGGATCCGGTCGGCCGTGCTCCGGCTTCCGGCCTTGCGGGCCGCCGCGAGAGCCACGTCATCGAGTGCCAGCTGCCTAGCTCCGTCCGCAATACCCATGAGCGAGGGCACGTCGTCAAACCGCTGAACAGCTTCACTGAACAGTTGGAGAGCCTCGTCGCGCCTTCCGTCGAGCAGCCGCAGGCGGGCGAGACTGACCCGCCAGACCGCTTGTCTCGGATCGCGTGCGAGCAGGTTCAGATACGCCGCTTCGGCCTCCTGGGCCCGGCCGGCGCCCAGAGCGATCGCCACAACCTCTTTCTGGAAGTCCGGCGATTGCAGCAGCTCCGCCTGCTCCGGCGTTTGGGCCGGGCGAGTGAGCAGCCGCATGGCGTCATCCGAACGGTTGAGCTCACGGAGAATCGCGATCAGCATAGCCAGGCGGTCAGCCGGCAGCTGGTCGATGGTCAGCCACTTGTCGGCCAGCTCTCCCAGCCCGCCCGCGTCGCGCCAGGCCGTGACAATGCGCTCCAGGGCGTACTGCCGGTCGCGAGCCAGAATCGCCCGGGCATACGCCAGCTCGAACTGGGGGCCCGCCTCGGCAGGCCGGTTCAGCCGAAGCAGGAACAGCCCGCGGAAAAGGTGATCGTGATACTCGGTCTTCTCGCCGCCATCGCCCGGCTTCAGCAGTTCAAC
This region of Phycisphaerae bacterium genomic DNA includes:
- a CDS encoding VWA domain-containing protein produces the protein MVFVHPLWLWMLVPVVLLAGLHFTSRLGLSGVRAGLVIGLRCSAYILLVLALSRPLIERGERGRTVVVVVDLSASVGEADLKVVSSDLQVLARQTQPNERVRLVVFDSHAREIQLDRDGLAPLSLAELRSAGSRLQAATTQPMVGASALADALGLAGAVIPDGGDNRIVLFSDGLETGGDARAAAFRLGQRGISIEARTIGAHRNEEVVLRSVSLPPAAAVGATVNLIAEVQSASAAPGRLAVRRNRDGREITQAVNLSADSQVLTMPLVLEDEGLAEYTVSIESSADTLDGNNTLSAAVEVMPPRQVGVIEENPAAPATAALAAMLGKAAQVTRIPLGGLGASDALNEADLLVVADTTAESLGTDLQVRIRESVVRGMGLLVTGGRRSFGPGGYAGTPLAEVMPVRFSQEVERQDPSVTLVIIIDTSGSMGDTRVNLAREVARLAISRLSPHDKVGIVEFYGAKRWAAPIQPASNAIDLQRALNRLSSSGGTVILPAIEEAYYALQNVHTRTKHVLVLTDGGVETGAFEPLIRRMADHRMTVSTVMVGPGAHSAFLASLAHWGRGRFYSSPDRFNLPEVIVKQPESSMLAPFIEQPTSLMVRRADAMTESTDFGAAPALQGYVQTEARPTADLLLASSLGHPILARWHFGLGAAAAFTSQLGGEWTGGLSQWPPYARLMSNLARGLYGPNARQALRIEPVMRPGAIELRIANQMLASGTGSQAVELGVVGGSGEARRWTLDPVSPGEWNHRVAGLPPGTYRVSAVLADGSRRGEAALVVPPAREVNAVGPDVALMQDLADMRRQVTTVARAGSAAAKATIELWPWLTAASLVLFLINVAVRRWPGRAGPGAAAAFFAGMICTVGPAPCEAAAAVASLPVSRPASASVSLAAAMEAKRRGDLETAEQMLVELAQSGPADARLLSELARIEELRGSDKAALAGLEKAIAAQPGEEELLALKTRQAMILYDAGDKVAAGAILRDVASRRKDVVGAARFCAYLASLCGDDELAVELLKPGDGGEKTEYHDHLFRGLFLLRLNRPAEAGPQFELAYARAILARDRQYALERIVTAWRDAGGLGELADKWLTIDQLPADRLAMLIAILRELNRSDDAMRLLTRPAQTPEQAELLQSPDFQKEVVAIALGAGRAQEAEAAYLNLLARDPRQAVWRVSLARLRLLDGRRDEALQLFSEAVQRFDDVPSLMGIADGARQLALDDVALAAARKAGSRSTADRIRSVLFEADLVRLRGGTDQAIALVREIVPAAQEDPRLLQPVAETLERYGDKAESLRLFQQIYEKTKAEDVLLLVAWLLENNQRFGEAFDLWRNLWQTTQVPARLKQAQERMLDLASRTGKLADLAVEIEEQLDAGQADDRRLSLLVDIYTTANDAVSAAEILNDFGKRSGRQVEMLKRLAKVYLNCEQFGRCNATLRRLMDADPANAADYLQQLAMVAIERQQPQDARMALTELYRVAANDPTAEEFGAGVLDMIGLHEEAARAYERVLERHPDHIEVLLLWANALKAAGQPDRAVVRFQNLVEETEEDDLFTVAIDGLLNLQAKPAVMRSAVRRVYARIAAWPEKVFLYPLAVDLLETMSRRKQMESVLEQCVVVAGERRGALLRELMEGAKADGRVAQQVAFGRSLLALDEEVPPSVFLDLGEAMIKQGKFTLAERVFERAALDGDFIAIQQQVASYYEDANLPAHADRIIRELLIGEPDNVRLLIRSGTLSEQLGQYDRAFSQYYRAADLMLRRLPGMVGSDSASQPQSRPAVAEGQPRTTRANNVDEMTQFFEAACNGLLNAARGEAQREQLHHDVLKRVNEELTALGKQKPTARIARHPRLDRLTRFLRQVAFSIHRPELADEIDSRLLERYPQDANLRMAMIRTRLDWGLYSRAAAMAMPGTVAGRPPDELALMTYLTEPGCLDDAVARGEVTAALGVRLVPVLIMLGRDDQARLLLGEVRPAVAVESDKEKVVPMMVAAAMALDDAVLVQRWLAIWLDGCRRIKKGNTLAQSLEECVRLVWNRLTEQDRTRLLDEVAQIGAALDDKERVYVDQLRMKIAEGLGQPFPEIDALVQNAAQQASLGADALAQLLEKATPAKRPELVRAMVAAAKPAEQRMLILGLAGRLAFQPEKELADTLVGLFRSAPKVRVSGERGTATLAQTRWNHNPACPDVGFRLGEILLSENPNETAVLASVAVARETAGKHDEAVPLIKEALENLLGGKQMEYDQKRTLDSLIGIMRPADLDEAITDLADRQEIEPPTATVKFTHGLLLEAADRHTEALAAFRGAFELAPGNRIFSRKVITSMKESQRCAELAALLSSRLTKSTIMESYEWRTLTELYYDLFCPLAALATVHRDETPLAPVELMRILRRLGRPDDVRTTFRRFMTHNRDDGRFYTPFWPPDSAGGGMVEFFDRQRTPMWKRARLFEALADMPFAEEEYAGMLVGARPERRDVPGLIDGLLKATRINGTRDRLIGVLLDAQKRDALTVKDRLMLLALAVEGPAALPAPLADALAGMVPYLEPTDTVNLTTLARVCLSKGQAEQARHILRWLLAADSLKGRTLSRTDDRFSRIDQYLATWPERQRPEQKARLAALFSPTPVDGLSEEFDSAWLDRLTAEGDRAEVDRQVERLRRHLGAGTAAVRHRELRAAIARRDAAAGRFDAFRGEVKQLLDMIAQGDEILAQPYDSRDLLPPAVEMADPARFLGAIVSDIQARRTAGSLGASVATRHLCLMASWAAENGLRKEASAIVQACMKELGKEADDDWLWIADATRLCGDQAFAIDLETRLVGADMLPVARVPGLLDAVERARGQAIADELATRVAGYSDHPVVLERAIRRARKDGDAGAVKRYQARLDAISPPRPPTKVSSQPVK